The following proteins are encoded in a genomic region of Terriglobales bacterium:
- a CDS encoding sigma-70 family RNA polymerase sigma factor, with product MEETLDKPAAFAAAAQEHSSEGISHEEFDEIVRLNQRRIYRVLLGIVRDSDLADTLTQECFLRAYRNRSRFRGEAKVGTWLFRIAINLARDHLRNRRLAFWKKFSSSEEYDLDLAETVADERATPERHLLVQEQLRRVWQALEELSVRQREVFLLRFIEEMSIEEIAGTTRLKPGTVKAHLFRAMSTVRRRVKEQYADQAAL from the coding sequence ATGGAAGAGACATTAGATAAGCCCGCAGCCTTCGCTGCTGCCGCCCAGGAGCACAGCTCCGAGGGTATCAGCCATGAAGAGTTCGATGAGATTGTGCGGCTGAATCAGCGGCGCATTTACCGTGTCCTGCTAGGCATTGTGCGGGACAGCGATCTGGCAGATACTCTCACGCAAGAGTGTTTTCTGCGGGCTTACAGGAACCGCAGCCGCTTTCGCGGTGAGGCCAAGGTTGGCACCTGGCTCTTCCGCATCGCGATCAACCTGGCGCGCGATCATTTGCGCAACCGGCGGCTGGCCTTCTGGAAGAAGTTTTCCAGCAGCGAGGAATATGACCTGGACTTGGCCGAAACCGTAGCCGATGAGCGCGCTACACCCGAGCGCCATCTTCTTGTCCAGGAGCAGTTGCGCCGGGTTTGGCAGGCCCTGGAAGAGCTTTCTGTCCGCCAGCGCGAAGTTTTTCTTCTGCGATTTATAGAAGAGATGAGCATCGAAGAAATTGCCGGAACCACAAGATTAAAGCCGGGCACGGTCAAAGCCCACTTGTTTCGTGCTATGAGCACGGTTCGCCGGAGAGTGAAGGAGCAGTATGCAGACCAAGCAGCATTGTAA
- a CDS encoding lipoprotein-releasing ABC transporter permease subunit, whose translation MRFEFFIAARYLRAKRRQAVIGVITVISIIGVTAGVASLIIALAITNGFSQDLQERLTSSTADVNLMRVANDGIRDWRDLLARMEKQPHVVAASPVLYEEVLVSRGARSTGAVVKGVQPEYENKVSKLLKSVELGTADSLNADVRRAEGELPPIVLGKEMADDVGASLGSTVLVVSPQGELTPFGLVPKYVRFKVVGIFHSGFYEYDKTWGFIRLDDAQQLFGLGDMISVIEFKLDDLYRAAEVGQQLERAAGTGFMSTNWMELNKELFRALRLERVVTFITIGLIVLVAALNILISLIMMVMEKTRDIAVLRSMGVRKAQVRGIFITQGLLIGVIGTVLGLVIGYGVAWAGGHYHFISLSAEVYSIDYVPFAPRVSDGILVAAMALVVSLIATLYPSWSASHIAPAEALRYE comes from the coding sequence ATGCGCTTTGAATTTTTCATTGCCGCCCGTTATCTCCGCGCCAAGCGCCGTCAGGCCGTCATTGGCGTGATTACTGTCATCTCGATTATCGGGGTGACGGCGGGAGTGGCTTCTCTCATTATTGCGTTGGCCATCACCAATGGATTCAGCCAGGATTTGCAGGAACGTCTGACTTCATCCACCGCAGACGTCAACCTGATGCGCGTCGCCAACGACGGCATCCGCGATTGGCGCGATTTGCTGGCGCGTATGGAAAAGCAGCCCCACGTGGTTGCCGCCTCTCCTGTGCTTTACGAGGAGGTGTTGGTCTCGCGCGGCGCGCGCTCCACCGGTGCTGTTGTCAAAGGTGTGCAGCCGGAATATGAAAACAAAGTCAGCAAGCTGCTTAAGTCGGTCGAACTGGGAACGGCCGACTCGCTCAATGCCGACGTTCGCCGTGCTGAAGGCGAACTTCCGCCGATTGTCCTCGGCAAAGAGATGGCCGATGATGTCGGCGCATCCCTCGGCTCAACCGTGCTGGTGGTCAGCCCCCAAGGTGAACTGACCCCCTTTGGCCTGGTGCCCAAGTACGTTCGCTTCAAGGTAGTTGGGATTTTCCACTCTGGATTTTATGAATACGACAAGACTTGGGGCTTCATCCGTCTCGATGATGCGCAACAGTTGTTCGGGCTGGGTGACATGATCTCAGTGATCGAATTCAAGCTTGACGATCTTTACCGTGCTGCCGAAGTCGGCCAGCAGTTGGAGCGCGCCGCCGGCACGGGCTTCATGTCCACCAACTGGATGGAACTCAACAAAGAGCTGTTCCGCGCGCTGCGCCTCGAACGCGTGGTCACGTTTATTACGATTGGGTTGATTGTGCTGGTTGCGGCCCTGAACATCCTGATCTCGCTCATCATGATGGTGATGGAAAAGACGCGCGATATTGCCGTGCTGCGTTCCATGGGCGTACGTAAGGCGCAAGTTCGTGGAATTTTTATCACGCAGGGATTGTTGATTGGCGTCATCGGCACTGTGCTTGGTCTGGTGATAGGCTACGGCGTTGCCTGGGCCGGCGGTCATTACCATTTCATCTCGCTCTCCGCCGAAGTTTATTCGATTGACTACGTTCCCTTCGCACCCCGCGTATCTGATGGCATTCTGGTGGCGGCCATGGCCCTGGTGGTGTCCCTGATTGCCACCCTTTATCCATCATGGTCAGCCTCGCACATTGCCCCAGCGGAGGCGTTGCGCTACGAATAA
- a CDS encoding four helix bundle protein has translation MITSEELRQRTKAFALRIIKLSESMPKSQASYVIAKQVLRAGTSVAANYRAACRARSRAEFISKLGVVKLGVVVEEIDETLFWLELIVDAHLLPSSRMKAIIDEANQLTSIFVAARKTSRSR, from the coding sequence ATGATTACGTCGGAGGAGCTACGCCAAAGAACAAAAGCTTTTGCCCTTCGAATCATCAAGCTATCCGAATCAATGCCCAAATCGCAGGCAAGCTATGTCATTGCCAAACAAGTGCTCCGAGCAGGAACTTCGGTAGCAGCCAATTATCGTGCTGCGTGTCGCGCACGTTCACGGGCAGAGTTCATCTCCAAACTTGGGGTTGTGAAACTTGGGGTTGTGGTTGAAGAGATTGACGAAACGTTATTCTGGCTTGAACTGATTGTTGATGCCCACCTTCTACCATCGAGCCGAATGAAAGCCATAATCGATGAAGCCAATCAACTGACCTCTATTTTCGTTGCAGCAAGAAAAACATCGCGCAGCCGCTAA
- a CDS encoding SpoIVB peptidase S55 domain-containing protein: MKYSVVALRFILLFLLSVCCFAQTPVSQPGPKSGQHTPIMPLSEVRAGMHGTAYTVFEGVKPEPMDLEILGVLKNVNGPRTDLILVRLLGSKPEYTGVVAGMSGSPVYVDGKLVGALSYRIGAFSKEPIGGVTPIEQMLEINEFDRSQPARGVAPATSAQPAASTTSAPGQADSSLGSNDITRILKPIEAPLVFSGFSEEAVRQFSPQFAALGLTPVMGAGSVTDEKQPEPIEPGSAVSMVLVRGDLDIAATCTVTYTDDDRLLACGHPVLQFGAVDIPMNKARVIATLASPLNSFKIINTTEPVGSFVQDRHTGILGRFGQNPEMIPVTLSVHGTPQPREYHYEVLNNPQLTPLAMMATLFSALQNANDYGSEVTYHINGKIHVDGYPDISLQNMFAPADGGSPAALGAALLLGDRFNRIFDNPFSRPKVEGVNLEFDVVPDRRTAHLETARTDVTEARPGDEIVVEAVLRPYRGERIVRRIPIKVPTSAPQGTLRILVSDSEALDRMRRIYSSFSQRLDLGSTIALLNKEHANNHLYVSILEPNPQAMIDDKVMPSLPLSVMNVMEGLRGTQDMLVVGESAVSEASTPLDYVVSGSQVISVTIK, encoded by the coding sequence ATGAAATATTCCGTCGTTGCGCTTCGTTTTATTTTACTCTTCCTGCTCTCAGTCTGTTGTTTCGCCCAAACACCGGTTTCTCAGCCCGGACCAAAGTCCGGACAGCATACACCTATTATGCCTCTCTCCGAGGTCCGTGCGGGCATGCATGGCACTGCCTACACGGTTTTCGAAGGGGTCAAGCCGGAGCCTATGGATTTAGAGATTCTCGGGGTCCTGAAAAATGTCAACGGCCCCAGGACTGATCTCATTCTGGTGCGCTTGCTGGGTTCAAAGCCCGAGTACACCGGTGTGGTGGCAGGCATGAGCGGCAGCCCGGTCTATGTGGATGGCAAACTCGTAGGCGCGCTCTCTTACCGCATCGGAGCTTTTTCCAAGGAACCTATCGGCGGAGTCACTCCCATCGAGCAGATGCTTGAAATTAACGAGTTTGATCGCAGCCAGCCGGCAAGAGGTGTGGCGCCAGCAACTTCTGCGCAACCTGCAGCCAGCACCACGTCAGCTCCCGGCCAAGCAGATTCCAGTCTGGGCAGCAACGACATTACCAGAATCCTCAAGCCCATTGAGGCGCCCCTGGTTTTCAGCGGATTCTCAGAAGAAGCGGTCCGCCAGTTTAGCCCGCAGTTCGCAGCTTTGGGGTTGACTCCCGTTATGGGCGCCGGTTCTGTAACCGATGAAAAACAGCCTGAGCCCATCGAACCCGGATCAGCCGTGAGCATGGTGCTTGTCCGCGGAGATTTGGATATCGCCGCCACCTGCACGGTGACCTACACAGATGACGATCGCCTCCTGGCCTGTGGACATCCGGTGCTGCAATTCGGCGCAGTGGATATCCCCATGAACAAGGCGCGGGTGATTGCAACCCTGGCCTCGCCTCTGAACTCTTTCAAAATCATTAATACCACCGAGCCGGTGGGATCATTCGTGCAGGACCGCCATACTGGAATCCTGGGACGCTTCGGCCAGAACCCGGAGATGATTCCGGTCACGCTTTCCGTTCACGGCACTCCACAACCTCGCGAGTATCACTATGAAGTCCTGAATAATCCCCAGCTCACGCCGCTGGCCATGATGGCTACGCTCTTCAGCGCGCTGCAGAACGCTAATGACTACGGCTCAGAGGTGACCTACCACATCAACGGCAAAATCCATGTGGATGGGTACCCCGACATTTCCCTGCAAAACATGTTTGCTCCCGCCGACGGTGGTTCGCCGGCTGCTTTGGGCGCGGCGCTGCTGCTGGGTGATCGCTTTAACCGCATTTTCGATAATCCTTTCTCGCGCCCCAAGGTCGAGGGCGTGAATCTGGAATTTGACGTCGTTCCCGACCGTCGTACCGCACACCTGGAGACCGCCCGCACAGATGTGACCGAGGCGCGGCCGGGCGATGAGATTGTCGTAGAAGCCGTGTTGCGTCCTTATCGTGGCGAGCGCATCGTACGGCGTATCCCGATTAAAGTCCCGACCTCGGCCCCGCAGGGCACGTTGCGGATTCTGGTCAGCGACAGCGAAGCGCTGGACCGCATGCGTCGCATCTATTCCAGTTTTTCGCAGCGACTCGATCTGGGCTCGACCATTGCGTTGTTGAACAAAGAACACGCCAATAACCATCTGTACGTTTCCATTTTGGAACCCAATCCGCAGGCCATGATTGACGATAAAGTCATGCCCAGCCTGCCGCTCTCGGTGATGAACGTCATGGAAGGCCTGCGCGGTACGCAGGACATGTTGGTGGTGGGAGAATCGGCGGTCAGCGAAGCCTCCACGCCACTCGATTACGTGGTTTCAGGCTCGCAGGTTATCAGCGTGACGATTAAGTAA
- a CDS encoding VWA domain-containing protein, producing MKELAARSVLFLLMAVLFLPVNSLLLGQTSSSSSNNTQTGSQQKPPSQEAPPEAGGPQGEVSPVAVPKKTEAPPEPPKRTVKNPEGMPDYTLHVNVPEVDVDVIVTTKNGEFIPGLKKENFKVLEDGVPQQVVKFSQAEKPVTVVMLLEFAANHYAFINDMLTNAYTFASTLKRDDWVAVISYDMRPEIQQDFTQDKMKVMGALNHMRIPGFRETNLFDALYDTLDRLERIEGHKYVILISSGVDTFSKLNYDKILKKVKATRNTTIYTVSTGWLLREYLESHGAITPGNTMPGTQDLMDYLQADNEMKTYAQITGGKAYFPRFEGQFPEVMSDISYSIRNEYLLSYHSTNPREDGSYRKIKVELIDPAGGPIDLHVNGKPAKYNIIAREGYVAKHEVE from the coding sequence GTGAAGGAGCTGGCGGCCAGGAGCGTCCTTTTTCTGCTGATGGCAGTTTTATTCCTGCCGGTTAATTCTCTGCTTCTCGGACAGACGAGCTCTTCTTCCTCCAATAACACACAGACCGGTTCTCAACAAAAGCCGCCCTCACAAGAGGCCCCGCCGGAAGCCGGCGGTCCACAAGGCGAAGTGAGCCCGGTGGCGGTGCCCAAGAAAACAGAAGCCCCTCCTGAACCACCCAAGCGCACGGTCAAGAACCCCGAAGGAATGCCGGACTACACCCTGCATGTGAACGTTCCAGAGGTGGACGTTGATGTGATTGTTACCACCAAAAATGGAGAGTTTATTCCTGGGCTCAAGAAAGAGAACTTCAAGGTTCTGGAAGATGGCGTTCCTCAGCAGGTCGTCAAGTTCTCGCAGGCGGAGAAGCCGGTCACGGTCGTGATGTTGCTGGAGTTTGCCGCCAATCACTACGCCTTCATCAATGACATGCTGACCAATGCCTACACCTTTGCCAGCACTCTAAAGCGTGACGATTGGGTGGCGGTGATTTCCTACGACATGCGGCCCGAAATCCAGCAGGACTTCACACAAGACAAGATGAAGGTCATGGGGGCACTCAACCACATGCGTATCCCCGGTTTCCGTGAGACCAACTTGTTTGACGCGCTCTACGACACGCTCGACCGGCTGGAGCGTATTGAGGGCCACAAGTATGTCATCCTGATCTCCAGCGGCGTGGATACTTTCAGCAAGCTGAACTATGACAAGATCCTGAAGAAGGTCAAAGCCACGCGTAACACCACCATCTACACGGTCAGCACCGGATGGCTGCTGCGCGAATACCTTGAAAGCCATGGAGCAATCACCCCCGGCAACACCATGCCGGGAACCCAGGACCTGATGGACTACCTGCAGGCCGATAATGAAATGAAGACCTACGCTCAGATCACAGGCGGCAAAGCTTATTTTCCACGTTTTGAAGGGCAGTTCCCCGAGGTGATGAGCGATATCAGCTACTCCATTCGCAATGAGTATCTGCTCTCGTATCACTCCACCAATCCCAGAGAAGATGGAAGCTACCGCAAGATCAAAGTTGAACTGATAGACCCTGCGGGCGGACCGATTGACCTGCACGTGAACGGCAAACCAGCTAAATACAACATCATTGCGCGCGAGGGTTACGTCGCGAAGCATGAAGTGGAATAA
- a CDS encoding DUF3800 domain-containing protein, whose amino-acid sequence MLKSYFDCSGKDDAPFITLSGIATNDVIWGEIEANWNCRLQTGTPKASYMHMVEAVHLNREFSPDKGWTDDKVYGLINALLSDITQTPKDKYCQFVCMIDMNAYRKLQAESYQMDSPADILVTSCTDRIMSWYFLEYKGMDLEAHYYFDMDEPFEPIIKARWERELEGCEVPGAYNKWHHIKHIGTAQMRSTIGIQVADMLAWARNREETKKGQRYESLALALTRLSPSHIAFWDEDLLRRKYRPLIYRP is encoded by the coding sequence GTGCTGAAATCTTATTTTGACTGTAGCGGTAAAGATGATGCGCCGTTCATAACTCTTTCTGGGATTGCGACGAACGATGTCATCTGGGGAGAGATAGAGGCAAATTGGAACTGTCGCCTTCAAACTGGAACCCCCAAAGCTTCATATATGCACATGGTTGAAGCTGTCCACCTGAATCGTGAATTCAGCCCAGACAAGGGCTGGACTGACGATAAGGTTTACGGCCTAATTAATGCTTTGTTGAGCGATATAACCCAGACCCCAAAAGATAAATACTGTCAGTTTGTCTGCATGATTGACATGAATGCCTATAGGAAATTGCAAGCAGAAAGTTATCAGATGGATTCCCCCGCTGACATTTTGGTCACAAGCTGTACTGACCGCATCATGTCTTGGTACTTTCTTGAATATAAGGGCATGGATTTAGAGGCGCACTATTATTTCGATATGGATGAACCTTTCGAGCCGATCATCAAAGCGAGATGGGAGAGAGAGCTTGAAGGCTGCGAAGTACCCGGTGCTTACAATAAATGGCATCACATCAAGCATATTGGCACAGCGCAAATGCGCTCGACTATAGGAATCCAGGTTGCTGATATGTTGGCGTGGGCGAGAAACAGAGAAGAAACAAAAAAAGGACAGAGGTACGAATCCTTGGCGCTTGCGCTGACTCGCCTGTCGCCATCACACATAGCATTCTGGGATGAAGATCTTCTCAGAAGAAAGTACAGACCGCTGATATACAGGCCATAG
- a CDS encoding ZIP family metal transporter: protein MNILTITLLLGLTAAAANAFGGAIIVHRDWERRYLRYFVALGAGFMLAVALVEMAPESWRRNPPLAPVFILAGYLLVHFFEHTLAPHFHFGEETHTHEFAHSHRTYSVLLGLMIHTFFDGIAIASGFIVSSRLGWLIFFAVILHKIPEGFTVASVMLAAGRSKAAAWGASGLLGAATFAGVVTMVFLKGSVNVGLPLAAGVTVYVAASDLIPEVNREPGMKMALLVFVGVAVFLLLDHFFQV from the coding sequence ATGAACATTCTTACCATCACGCTCCTTCTCGGCCTCACCGCCGCCGCGGCCAACGCGTTTGGCGGCGCGATTATTGTTCACCGGGATTGGGAGCGCCGCTATCTGCGCTACTTCGTGGCCCTGGGTGCGGGCTTCATGCTGGCGGTTGCGCTGGTGGAGATGGCGCCCGAGAGCTGGCGGCGCAATCCACCATTGGCGCCGGTATTTATTTTGGCCGGATATCTCCTCGTGCATTTCTTTGAGCACACGCTGGCCCCTCATTTCCACTTTGGGGAAGAAACCCATACCCACGAGTTTGCCCATTCTCATCGCACCTACTCGGTGCTGCTCGGTCTGATGATTCATACCTTCTTCGATGGAATTGCCATCGCATCCGGATTCATCGTCTCCTCGCGGCTGGGCTGGCTGATTTTCTTTGCCGTTATCCTGCACAAAATTCCTGAGGGATTCACGGTAGCTTCCGTGATGCTGGCCGCAGGACGCAGCAAGGCGGCCGCCTGGGGAGCTTCTGGCCTGCTGGGTGCAGCAACCTTCGCTGGGGTTGTCACCATGGTCTTTCTGAAAGGTTCCGTCAACGTAGGACTCCCGCTGGCCGCAGGAGTAACGGTTTACGTAGCTGCCTCTGATTTGATTCCCGAGGTCAACCGCGAGCCCGGCATGAAGATGGCACTGCTGGTGTTTGTGGGGGTTGCGGTGTTTTTACTGCTGGATCACTTTTTTCAAGTTTAG
- the ychF gene encoding redox-regulated ATPase YchF, whose protein sequence is MKTGIIGLPQVGKTSLFKILTKSKLEAGGYSNPREAHIGVAKVPDERLDKLAALYNPKKLVHASVEYVDVAAIGAEALKETAFTASLREVDALAHVIRAFDDPAIAHVGPIDPLRDIRNVDFDLMVSDLGQVEKRLERLEKDLKKQKTAEIEKEFDLIKRAKAHLETEKPLREMEMSAEDKKRVRGFMFLSEKPILYVLNVNESSELGRDLENAVQKFGLSEIASRPNAGATAICGKVEAELAEMSDAEAAEFLSSYGLQESGLARLIRKTYELLGMISFFTVGEDECRAWTVERNSRAQTAAGAIHSDLEKHFIRAETIHWDTLLEAGSEANAKAHGTLRLEGKDYIVKDGDVMHIRHSG, encoded by the coding sequence ATGAAAACTGGCATTATCGGCCTGCCACAGGTAGGCAAAACGTCGCTGTTCAAAATTCTGACCAAGTCCAAGCTGGAAGCCGGGGGCTACTCCAACCCGCGCGAGGCCCATATCGGTGTGGCCAAGGTACCCGATGAGCGCCTGGACAAGCTGGCTGCTCTCTACAACCCCAAGAAGCTGGTGCATGCATCCGTCGAGTACGTGGACGTGGCCGCCATCGGCGCCGAGGCGCTGAAGGAAACCGCCTTCACCGCCAGCCTGCGCGAAGTGGACGCGCTGGCGCATGTCATCCGCGCCTTCGACGATCCTGCCATTGCGCACGTTGGCCCCATTGACCCGCTGCGTGACATCCGAAACGTTGATTTCGATCTCATGGTCAGCGACCTCGGCCAGGTGGAAAAGCGCCTGGAACGTCTGGAAAAAGACCTGAAGAAGCAGAAGACTGCCGAGATTGAGAAGGAATTTGATTTGATCAAACGCGCGAAAGCACACCTGGAGACGGAAAAACCATTGCGCGAGATGGAAATGTCTGCGGAAGACAAGAAGCGTGTGCGCGGCTTTATGTTCCTGAGCGAAAAACCCATTCTCTATGTGCTCAACGTAAACGAGAGCAGTGAACTGGGGCGCGACCTGGAGAACGCCGTGCAGAAGTTCGGTTTGAGTGAGATTGCATCCCGCCCGAATGCCGGGGCAACCGCCATCTGTGGCAAAGTGGAGGCCGAACTCGCTGAGATGAGCGACGCTGAAGCCGCCGAATTTCTCTCCAGTTATGGATTGCAGGAGAGCGGCCTGGCGCGTCTGATCCGCAAGACTTATGAGTTGCTGGGAATGATCTCTTTCTTCACCGTTGGCGAAGACGAATGCCGCGCCTGGACGGTGGAGCGCAACTCACGCGCACAGACCGCGGCTGGTGCAATTCACTCTGACCTGGAAAAACATTTCATCCGCGCCGAGACCATTCACTGGGATACCCTGCTCGAGGCCGGCTCCGAGGCCAACGCCAAGGCCCACGGCACATTGCGGCTCGAGGGCAAGGATTACATCGTGAAGGACGGGGACGTGATGCATATCCGTCACTCTGGATGA